A window of Miscanthus floridulus cultivar M001 chromosome 12, ASM1932011v1, whole genome shotgun sequence genomic DNA:
CACTAAGTATACCAGCCAGATAAACCAAAAGAATGCATAAACTGGAGAATGAGGTAATGCAGTTCTTTGCGTTCTTTGGATGACCTTTTATTTCTAGAATTGGGTTTTGATGCCAGATGATacattccattatctaaaaaaaagataaatcaagagagagtATCTCTAAGACAGATAAGTTTAAGAGGACTACTGATTATATGACCTTATTCTCTGCCAAAGTATGGTGCATGAGTTCAAGAATACCTGTGTGAGCGGCTACTTCGTTCATTAAGAGCAGTTGACCCAACTACTCTGTTTCTCTGGCCAACTTTCATCAGATCCAAAACATCTTGTGCGCACTTGACTGGCACAATATTTGCATCTGGGATGTTGAGTCCATTTACATGAGAATTATTGCGTATCTCTAATGTGTTTCATGGTTAAGGAAATAAAGAAGAGAATGCATGAAAACAAACTTTTgagcaaagcaaaaaaaaaaaaaaaggctaggCAAATTAATGTATTTCATATTATGTTAAACAGAGGGAGATTTTCAGCATGAAATACATATCAGTTACTATTTTCACTATGACAACTTCATATTATGATATTTATTATTCAGAAACAATAATATAACTTGACATAAAAAAGGATATCTTTTGTTTGCACCATCCATCATTAATAAATCCCTCACTTGTTCATTGTATATTTCAATCATCTGAACTTTAACATCATACGTAATGGAATCTGCTCTTGTTTGAGAAAtttcaaacaaatcattcaacGACCGGTAGTTTACACCCCAGGTTTCCTCTGCTGTTACATCTGGACCGCTCTGAATAGGAcatacaaaataacttattatgaAAATTAATAAACTTGATGGTATGCAATGAAAACAAATATTTTCTATGAAGATGATGTTGTAGTTCTCTACCCAAAGATAACTACTCTCTTGTTACACTATTGTGCCCCTGATTTGAACTTTCCACACAAATGTCATCCTTTGAAGCAAAAATACTAATGAAGTTCTAAGAATTTTTTTCCTGTGAAGAATTACCATTGTGTAAGTTTTCCCAGATCCCGTTTGACCATATGCAAATATGCATACATTATATCCATCCATGACAGATCTAATCAATGGTTGGGTATCAGCAAAAACTTCAGCtgttaccaaaaaaaaaaaatcgaagtCAGAAACATGAGGCAGATTGAGAGTAGGCACAAAAAATACACAATGAAAATTATGAGAGTGATTATCTACATTGTGAAGCACTAGGTCCAAATATTTTGTTGAATGTGAATATTTTCCGTCCATCCTTCCCTTGCTTTTGAGGATTTGCAATCAGGATTTCTCCGTTTTCCCCAATATGATCAACAGTAGACCTTTGATCAGATTGTGTCTTTGGGAAAGGTTTCACTCTGCAGTAAACTCTAATGTTACCTGACAATATGTACTTTCTGGGATAGTTAGTAACCAAATATCTTTGCTACTAgtaaaatgaaattaaaaaaatcGAATCTGCATGTTACCTTTAAGATCTTGTACTTGATTATACAGCTTACGATTTTCCTCAAGCAACTTGCGGTAAGCATTATGGTTCTGAGCCTCAAAGTAGCTTTCTACATTTTTAAATATTGGTTTCAGAGATGATGGAACTAAAGGTTAAAATGTTAAGTTCAAATTCCAAATCCAGTACCGACCTAGCCTCCTCAAGTCTTCCGCCCAGTCAGCACGAGTCGATTCAACTTGAAGCTTCATTTCATTGAAGGACATCTTTAACTTCTGAATTTTAAAATGTCAATAAAAGAAATTATTAAAGTGCAACAATGCACACATGGCTTTACAATTACTGTAGTTTCATAAGTTGTTAAAAAAGGGTTCAGTTTTCAAGAACAAACATAAGTCATTCAATTAGAGAACTAGAAAAGGGGTTCCTAGTATATGAAGCATGCAGCTGACAGTAGATCAGATTTTTGTTAATGCTACAAGGAAACAATTAATAATTCTGATTCTGCATTCGACATATTGCCAGGTAACAAGCTCACTGGCACATATAATTTTGGCATGGTCTTTACCTCCAGCTCTTCTTGTTGGCTTTCAAGTAATCCCTCATCATCCAAGTGTTCATGGCTGCCACGAGGTAATCTCAATGAAGAGAGCATGCACTCACTATTCTCCTTCAGGCATTTTGAAATAGTTTGGATCAAATTCATTTTAGAaagagttccattgtcatcctTCATCATCTTCCTTAGAAGTGACCTGACCTGTTAGAAATGGATGCCTTAAAGTAAGTAATAATTTATTGTCATGGATGTTTTACTTTCCATGGCTACCCAGTAACAAGACTatttttaaattttgtaaacgctTTTCCTCGAGAAAGGAATATATGTGTCAATATTACGTGCATAGGGGGCTACATCATCATAACAAAGACATACAAGCAATAGAAATTAAATTTCCCATCTTTTATCAACAATACAGTACCTGATTTCTGTGAGAAGCAAGCAAAATGGTAAATTCTTTACAAGCTTGCTCGAGTACTGTTTCGATGACCTGCAATATTCACCACCATATGAAAGTTCAATCCAAATGTCATTGTGGTCAAGGTTTGGCATCGATGACGGCATTATCCTGACATCTACTAAGAGGGACACAACAAGACAAGAATAAGCAGAACTCACCTACCATATCATCTAGAGGCAAATCTTCAGCTTCACCCCATTCCAGAAGGAATGCTCGCACAACTTGAAGAACAAAGCGCTGAAAAAGAGAATGCTGAGCTTCTTCAACTCTAGATTCCTCTAGAGAGACCTCAGAGAGAAGATGCACAAATTCCAGCATTTGTTGGTCTGAGCCTCCACCTCTGTTTAAATGTGAAGCAGGCCTTTTACTTGAGGATGCAATTTTCACGATGCCACCATACCGCCATATACCAATGCCACCTGAGATCTTCCACTCGTGGTATCCCTTGAGGCAGAGTATGCAGTCGACAACTTTCATTGATGAACCTCCCTGTAAGCATTGTATAGGTGGATTCAGATTAGACTAGTTTAATGTAGTGAGTAGTGAGGTAAGCCATAAGTTTGATCTAAACAGAAAGGTGAAATCCTAGGATTCTGTATCTACTATGAGCTAGCAAACGACATAATGGGGATTTTCTTGATTGAATAATTCAACCTATATATGGATTCACTGTATAATACTCGGGTAAGAAAAATAGACTAACTACAGTTTTCATGAGAAACAGCAACCTATTTTCTTCCAAATGGACAAAACAATTCAGCTAACCCCTAATAAGCCTTACAGTTGAGCAAATCAAACTGCCCTTGACACATATGTAGCAACAATGGGACCAATGCAACTCAACTATTTACCTTCTCTATATCAGAGGTTTCAAACGTCAACAGGTTCATCGCACTAACTGCAACAAGGAAGTTCCTCATGTTCTCGAAGTACTGTATTGCAGACTGTGCTGGCCCATCGAACGTCTGAACCGTGATGACAGGATTCTCCACAACCTACGGGCAGAATAAGAAAGAAAAACTTATTACTGTCACGAAAAGTAGTGACATTTTTTCTCCACAATTTTGTTGACACGCACCTTGGGGACGGCACCGGGATTGACGCGGTTGAGAACCTTGCAGAGGACGAGGCCGTTGCGCAGTGCCGCGCAAAACTCCTCCTCGGACGCCCTCTCCGGCAGGGACTCTGCCGCCGCGGGCTCCATCTGACGCAGCCATCGCGCCGCCTCGCACCTCCGCGCAGCTGCAGCGGCAACACAGAGAGGTCGCATTTCCGCATTTGTAACAGAGTAGCAGTATCCGGGAGAGTAACGGTAAGGGAATTTTGAAATATTACTTAGGACCTCGGGAGCGCAGATTTATTGTTGAATTGTGAATAACGGCAAGGGAATTTTGAAATATTAATGTATTGTATAAATCACCACCACTGCGGATCACATCATCGAGAATTAATGTCGCGTGTTACGTGAATGCAGCACACTACTAGCTTAACTAAACGCAATATATTAATGCTTCGGTGATCTATTTCCTCTCCATGTTCGCACATACGCACTGCTTGCCTTTGTGGGAGGCAGTGTGTTTAATTGCAGAGGCGTACGATCAGCAGAGCACAGTAATTACACTCCCGTGCAGTACTAATCCACTTGCTAGCAGCTGCCGTGGAAATGCCGTGACCGAGCTTCTCCACGACAGCCGCCGCCGTAGCTCAGCTCGCCACCACCGAAGCACCAAAAGCACGCGGCGGCCAGCGCCGCGAGCGCGGACCGCCCACCCGGCCGCACGCACGACACGACGAGGCAGAACAGAACAATTGAACGAAGCAAATGCGAATGGAACACCACTCCCCCCATTCCGCCATTCGCATGCGCGATCGGGGACGGGGAGCACTGTGAGTCGACTCACCGGCTTCCTCGGCCTTGCGCAGCGCCATCCCCACGTCGTGCGCTCCAGCAGCCGGGGCCATCGCCCTCATCACGGCAGCGAGTGGGCGAAGTCGATCGCTCGCCTTCTCGCGCCGGCGACTCCGTCCGCCGTCCTCGCCCGCCCCTCGCGGATCGCAGCTCGGCTCCGCACACGCGCTCGCAACGGCAGGGACGAGCGAGCGGTCCACAGAGCCAGGGGCGTTTGAAAAGCTCCGACCCCGAGGCAGAGGGCAGTGCGGGGCCTCTTAACGGAAACTCCCCAGGGGGGCCGCTCGAAATATTTTCAAACTCGCAGGGGGGCGAACGCTAACTAACAGCGAGTTTAAGCGAGCCCGTGCTGACCGAGTGAccgtgctgctgctgcggctCTGAAAGATAGGCGCATCCGCTGCGGACCGCTGAACACGACGCAGCGGTGGTGGCCGGTGGGATCGCTACATGTGTCAGCGCCCGTATCTCGGGCTATAGATGTCCATGCAGTCCGTGGCCTGACAGCCTGGCACGAAGCCCACTTTTTTAGTCCGATACAGGCACAGTCCGGTCCGGTGCTGAGCGGGCCCTAGCTGGCACGGCCTGTTATTTGGTTAAGGCCCGACAAAAGGCCCGGTATATACATAAAAAATCAACCAAACCCTAATCCCAAACTCCCTGTTCCATCCCAACGCCGCCGCGCAGCCCCTGCTCCCCCCGACTTCTCTGTCCTCTCATCCTCGCGCTCGACGCGTAAGCGTGCGGGAGTGAAGCCCCGACTCCTCTTGCTCCCTTGCTCGACGCAAGGTGGGCCCCAAGCTCCGCTCGTCGACGTGGTGCGTGGTGCGCCGCCCAGTGATGCCACTCCGCCGCGGGTTCCTCTCCTTTCGTCCCTCCTCGAGGCCGCGTCATGGGTGCGAGCGCAGCGTGCTCGAGCTCTGCCCCGCCGCCCGCCGACGCCTCGAGCTCCTGCTTCCTCACAGTCCGCCGAATCCTCCCAATCCCCTTCTCTTCTCGCTGGATCCAGCGTCGAGCATCGCCACCATCTCCCGCCTCTCTCATGTGGTGGGCTACGGGTTGGCCTGGCCCGCTGGATGTGCCGTGCTCGACGGGCTGGCACGACCCGAAAATAAGCCCATAGAGCCGTGTCTGGGCCGATGGCCAGGCACGAAGCCCTCTCCGACACTGCTCGGGAGGCACGACGTGCCGTGCCAGCCGGACCCCCATcgggccgtgcctggcacggGCCGTGCTGTGCCAGCCTGATGGACATATATAATCTGGGCCGAGCGGGCGAGCGCTCACGTGCGTGCGGGCCGGAGTCAGTCGCGTGGTGGAGTAATTGTTTTTGATTTATTTGATTATTTCTGGAGCCAGCAGGGATTCAAAGTTTCAAACGCTGGACGGCTGGAGATAGCATGAAGCGCACTGCAACTTTCCGttgccctttttttttttgagtatcCGTTTCGTGCCGTATGCCCGGGCCTGGGGAGGGATTTCGAACGGTCGACTTGGTAGATCCGGCATGTTGCAGGTCCGGTGGCAGAGGCAGCATATGGCTTTCGTTTTTTAATGAGTGCAGGTGCAGTAGATGAGAATGCGTGCACAGTACCTGGCAGCGGATTAGTGGCACTGGCAGTGCAACAACCTCCAATAGTGATGGGTATATGATGCACGGTGCATCTTCCGTTTTCAAATCACTCCTACTACCACACCATTTGCTGTTTTCAAATCACTCCTACTACCTCCAATGCTGCTAGGTTGGGGTTAGGCCTGGTTTAGTATGAGGGAGGGATCATGATGCATATAGAAAATGTGGCTCAGCTGTCCTAACTCGAGCTTAGTTGGGTCTTGGAGACAAACATGAACTTATACATGAATATAGATGGTATATGAGAATGTAAAGCCTAAGAATTGTACTAATTTTCCCCTGTGAAAATTTGTATACGACAGGAATTTTAAATCTGAACGTTACTTTTTCTTCAGCGGAATAAAAAATCTGAACATTACTGATGGACAGTGAATTTATTTGTGATTTCAGATGATTGCTGCTCAGTGGTCAGTGCTTCCAATTCGAGATATGGTTTGACAATGCATCCAGTGTAACTATAGTAAGATGGAATCAAACAAATAAAAATCTTAATGGCTGTTGTTAATGGGGGCAAATAAGATTGGGGGCCTCAGGATGTAGATAATCTACAGGAACCAACATGGTCAATATATTATTTAACTGCAACGCATCAGCCTCAAGttgcatcatccaagaacaagcaAATCTAAACTCAAGCTAATCAATCAACAACCATGGCATGAATCAAATAGTCAAGAGTCAAGACCATGGACTCAATCAACAGCTCAATCTTTCTATATGAATCCTGGATCCAAAAGCGGGCCGGCGAGCGTGGCCACGTCGCTAGCTTTTCCCGGCCGTCGGATCGGGCGCACGGACGGCCCTAGAGCGTGCGAGGCGTGGTCTTTTTACAAAAAAAACCCTCAAACTTTAGTCGAATCAACCCTCAGTCCAGGCCTTCTCTCaggtttttgttttgcaaaaaaaaagccCTCGAACTTTACCGAAATCAACCCGCAATCCTGGCCGGTCCTGCCATTCCGCTCGGGCCTCACTTCGATCCGTCCTCCCGTGCCGTGCTCCCCCATTCCCGAATTCCGGCGCTCCTCCTCCCGTAGCCCCATgccgcgccgccgcagctccCGTCCCCGCCGAGTGCTGCCCCCGTCCTAGCCTCCACTCAGGCCGCGCTGCCGAGCGCCGCCTTAACGGGAGTCCCGACGCCCCTCTTCCCACATGCCCGCGCCGCGCTTCCGCCACGGCCACCACTCCCGCCCTCGCCCCCGTCGCAACCCCCACCCAGGCCGCGCTGCCGagtgccactgccgccaccgccgAAGCGGCGTCGCCGTTCGACGCCCGCGCCCCCGTCGAGGCCTGCGGTACCAGTCCTGTTTGGATTTCCTCCGCGGTTTTGATTTCTGTATGTACGCGAATTGGTTTCTCATCGCTGGCTCGCTCCATTGCAATCGCTTCCTTCCAATCTAGCGGACTCAATTTCTCCTCATCTGGGTTTCAGGAGACTGTGAGCGTCAGGCATGGAGCACTGCTATTTGAGGCAGCCGATCTCGAGGGCCGAGGCAATGCCCGAGAGGAGGTCCAGGTTCTGGCAGATggatgctgccgccgccgccccgggCGGAGGTCATCTGCCCccagcctcgccgcgccacccGGACTCCCTTCGCTGTGGAAACCGTGAACAAAGCCAGCCCCAAGACGAACGGGTTAGTTCTTTGATTATATTATTACTTTTTTTCCTTTGTTCACTGCATGCAAGAGGTTTCATTAGCTGTCCAGTGGCAAGTCTGATGGTGACTAAAGTGCAAATTTGCTGCAAATATCCTGGTGTATGTGGATCCGATTAATTTTCATGTGGGCAGTACCAGGCAATTTTCGGTGGCACCATCACCATGACAGAAGTATATGGATTTGAATTTTGTACAGGTTATTGGGTTTATTGTGCAATTCTTGACATATGTGCTAGTAAATTTGTAGTATTTATTGAATTAGAGAATTAACATACAGAGACAGTCTTTTTCTTTATTTGAGGCATGATAGAAAGCTCAATGTAATAAGATACAAATAGAAAATGATTCATTACAATGCACATACCATGTCGCACAAATAAGGGTCACTGGTAGGACTACCACACTATGTCTGGTTTCCTTTGCCTAATTTATTGAAACAAAATACGCTATACGTTACAAAATACATTATAAGCGTAACTGCATGCCTAACTGTATCTATTTATCCTGATGGATGTATTTCAATGATAATGATTATGCAGTTACCTTTGTCTGAGCATTTCGTTGTTATGTTCCTGATTTTGCCCTCAGACCGACCGCTCCTTGCGAATCACCGTGGTGCCGTGCAGGATATAAGTAGTACCTTTAAGCTAGCCTGATTAGAGTCGCCTTTTGCCCTTCTGACTGTGGCATTTGAAACTGCACAATTGCAGTTAGCAGTAAGATGTATATAAGTGAGGTCCCCGCATATGTAACCACATGATGTATGTGTCTAGTAAATAGTAGCTGGAGTTCCGGTGTTTCATAGATAATGAGCCTGTGAATAgagcgtttttttttttttttttttttttttgcattcggAAGTAAGGTGCAACATGGAGTTTTCAGTTATAATGAATGCATCTTTGTTTTGTGTCAGACCTTCAAGAATAGGATTATCTTTTGAAGAGCTACACAGTACTTGTTCATGTTAATAATCTGTGGCAGTTCAAGAGCTTCCCATCTTTGAACAAGACCTGACATTTCAGATTGCTACATCTTGACTTGTTTATTTTaagaaaattaaaaataaaacattCTGGTACTTAAAGTCTTAAACATGTTAGCAAATTGTCATAACTTCTAAATTAATTATAGTACTTTCTTTAATGCTACTTGTACGTTTTTGTCTGATTAATTTTATACATAACATAGTTTTCATGTACACTTCTAGCTTGACAGATACTATGAATGTTCTTACTTATCTTCTTCAGCTGCCtatattttctgaccaacattgttaTTATAGATAATTGAAAATCCTTAGATAATTCAAAATTGAGAGCATAGATGATCTTGATTTCAGTGTTAGATGTACTGTCTTTACTACTGGCTTTTAAATCTCAAAGTAGTTGTAAACTCTGGCATTCTGCTAATTGCAAGTGAAGTATGTTAATTCTGTACCAAAGCAATTTATTTGATTCCATTCCATCTCACCATAGTTACACTGTTTGTCATTGAGATGTGAGAGGTTGCAGTGGCAGGATAGCACCTCCATAACGGCCACCAGTTGCTTGATCAAAtgacaaaaaaaaaggaaaaaaaacctaGGCTGGCGAAATCAGGCAGggcgcggcaaagccgcgccGAGTTTTCTAGTACATGAGTAATCCGAATCCCATAGAAAGCCTTTTGATTCAATCAATCAACACCTGACCGGAAGCATACATTTGATCTTGGAAAGCCCCTTTGATTCATGCGGCAAGAACTGAAAAAAAAATACCGAATATGAAGACCAACCTGCAGAAGGTCACATTCCACAATGGTGTGGTGGTAGCCGCCAAACCAGCCCACCCCCATGGGAGGGCTGCGGCCAAATGCATAATAAGATTGTTTACCATTTGACAGGAACCAAAGTTTCTCAATATTCTTCACTGGGAAAAGAGGATCTCAACTTTATTTTCATCATAATGCTCAACAAATTAATGTTAACAGCTGCCATATATTACTATCTCCATACTGATCTTGATCGATTGTTTGAACTGACCTTTAAACGGAGAAGACCAAAATAGATACTAAGCATATGGAAAACATCATGACCCCTTAATAAAGATGTTACATTAAAAAGATGTTACAGAAGCATAACTTAGTAGCACACATGGAAGCATAACTTAGCACACATGCAAGCATAACTAGTACTCCCTCTCAGTCCCAGTATATAAGGTGTAACCACCTCTGGTTCAGAGACAACTCTGCTATTCAGATCATCTTATTAGgacggacggagggagtacatggaACAGCAAAGCCTAACTTATTACATTCGAGTGATTTGGTGAGTTCAGATCATCTTATTCAAGGTCTGGGTTTCCCATAAGCAAACAACTCTGCTGTAGCATCTTTGACAGCACCATGTGCTTCCCTCTCTTCGATTTCTTTCAACAAGTCCTTATCAAATTCGCTAAGAAACGGATCGCTCCCATCAGCGAGATGATCTAACTCCATTGGCAGATACCGGTCCTTGAAGTCTGAGACGTCTTCGCCTTTTGAAAGAAGTAATTTAGCCTGTCTTCTTTTGCGACGGTAATAGGCTACTTTCTTTGGATCTGCAGGAACATAAGTGTTGTGTGTGTGCACATGCTTTGCATGATATTTGAATAATTTGAACCGGCGAGCCATCTCGGCATGTTCACGTTTCTTGTTGAAAGCCTTGCACCAGCGCTCATATAAGGCCCATACAGCTTCATCCGACTCAAAGTCCTTGTCCATCGGAGTCTTACCATCATCATCTATGGCGCACCAGGGCTCATATAAGGGCGACACAGCAGCTTCATCCGACTCCAGGTCCTTGTCCATCGGAGTCTTACCATCATCATCTATGACAATGTCCATCGGAGACTCACCATCATCTATGACAGTTTCAAAGAGTTAATAGTGTCAAGAACGCACAGCGAATTGCATGCAATTTGATTTGTCTGGCGAGTATAAAGAATTTATGAGATGCATGGACGAATTCGTAGCCCTCCCTATCTACGAAAACTGGGACCGCAGGAAGCAATGGCGGAGCCAGGAAAAAATTACAGCGGGGGCGAATTAGAACGAGGAAATGAACCAAAAAGACACCATATTCACATCACATTCACATACTACAATAACAGAAATCATGGCAAAAACGCTACAATAACACGTATTATGGCGAAAAGTAGACGAGAAACACATGTCACCTCAAATTCGAGATGCTATGAATAACACAATTTGTTTTGCTCTTCTTGCCAATGCCAATCCTGGACATTGGACACATCTCTGCCTCCAGCTCGCCCTCGGCCTCGGCCGAATACAGGTGCTGTcgttggtggtctgttcctaacTTGTCCGCGACCGCGGCCGGACCCAATGCCGGGTAGACCCTCACCCTCCTCGtggcctcctctcctccctccatcACAGGATTCGCAGCAGCATCTCGCCGGCCGGTGAGGCGTGCGCCGTGCGCGTGAGGGTGAGGAGCCGACGACGACGGGCAACGCCGCAACGGCGCGGGCGCGTGGCGCCGCGGTGGCTGGAGGCCGGCGGCGAGTCCTTGTCTCCTCAGCTGGCTAGGGATTCAGAGATTCACGATTGGGATTTGGGGATCCACTGGTTGGGCTAGGTATGGGGCTATGGGCCTCTCACCTCTGCTGGGCTTAATAAAGCAAAGAAAAGGCCCATTCTTCCTCCAGGTTCCATCACCGCAGCGTTGCGTTGCCTGCTCGTGCTCGCCGGCTCGCCGCTCCAGCGCTCCTCGCTGCCGGTGTTAGGGAAGAAGGGGTCCAAGGGTATGGGGCGAGCTCGCCGGTAGCTGGGGCGGCCGCCCCACCCCGCCCCTAGGGTGGCTCCGCCAGTGGCAGGAAGAGTGTGGGATTGGTTTACCTGGCAAGTGCACGTATTCGGCGCAGGAAGAGGTGCGGCGGAGAGCATCGTCACGTGGCTTCGTGGATCCATCGTCGCGAGCTGGGC
This region includes:
- the LOC136496748 gene encoding kinesin-like protein KIN-14F, yielding MRAMAPAAGAHDVGMALRKAEEAAARRCEAARWLRQMEPAAAESLPERASEEEFCAALRNGLVLCKVLNRVNPGAVPKVVENPVITVQTFDGPAQSAIQYFENMRNFLVAVSAMNLLTFETSDIEKGGSSMKVVDCILCLKGYHEWKISGGIGIWRYGGIVKIASSSKRPASHLNRGGGSDQQMLEFVHLLSEVSLEESRVEEAQHSLFQRFVLQVVRAFLLEWGEAEDLPLDDMVIETVLEQACKEFTILLASHRNQVRSLLRKMMKDDNGTLSKMNLIQTISKCLKENSECMLSSLRLPRGSHEHLDDEGLLESQQEELEKLKMSFNEMKLQVESTRADWAEDLRRLESYFEAQNHNAYRKLLEENRKLYNQVQDLKGNIRVYCRVKPFPKTQSDQRSTVDHIGENGEILIANPQKQGKDGRKIFTFNKIFGPSASQSEVFADTQPLIRSVMDGYNVCIFAYGQTGSGKTYTMSGPDVTAEETWGVNYRSLNDLFEISQTRADSITYDVKVQMIEIYNEQVRDLLMMDGANKRLEIRNNSHVNGLNIPDANIVPVKCAQDVLDLMKVGQRNRVVGSTALNERSSRSHSVLTVHVQGKEVISGSTLKGCLHLVDLAGSERVDKSEATGERLIEAKHINKSLSALGDVISALAQKSSHVPYRNSKLTQVLQDALGGQAKTLMFVHVNPETDSFSETLSTLKFAERVATIELGAARANKEAGQVKDLKEEIAKLKLALDEKEHEVAQFKDIANRVTSEMRNARTRSPLTTSMSLKPESSQESSVDTCTSEIRSSSSGKQPLLVRELDDKSPVISRELYLSARKYKTPSPPVRSSLSAERGSFAKIVENTGSIDCTPISKVKVPPKVLSSNSKNTPSSVLTAQSLHKFRDSEENRTKIPPIRQSMVKNRSESTPKAHNEEKSANRHSGTKLKSEIRCTRDSSEIENEFAGDEPTFHFNRKAKKLPTQVTRQSQNIDISVRASVREMEPLTEGRQRRNWSKPPYAERTNMPSPDIRRSVSLPRGKNLVA
- the LOC136496957 gene encoding uncharacterized protein, whose translation is MATMASTLLQAARNASAATRAAAAAATRAAGMASCSARASGVAAAAARAAPLDSGVIFPHKGCPARDDGSTKPRDDALRRTSSCAEYVHLPDDGESPMDIVIDDDGKTPMDKDLESDEAAVSPLYEPWCAIDDDGKTPMDKDFESDEAVWALYERWCKAFNKKREHAEMARRFKLFKYHAKHVHTHNTYVPADPKKVAYYRRKRRQAKLLLSKGEDVSDFKDRYLPMELDHLADGSDPFLSEFDKDLLKEIEEREAHGAVKDATAELFAYGKPRP